In the genome of Enterococcus hirae ATCC 9790, one region contains:
- a CDS encoding HesB/YadR/YfhF family protein, giving the protein MKLSVTDNARKWFEEEVTIPENYGIRFFGKVYGKTEVHDGFSIGMSVEQPERPIKEETIDGMLFFIEEADDWFFKGYDLVVDYDASLNEPTYHFKEQ; this is encoded by the coding sequence ATGAAATTATCAGTAACAGATAATGCACGTAAATGGTTCGAAGAGGAAGTAACCATCCCTGAAAATTATGGGATTCGTTTTTTTGGGAAAGTCTACGGCAAGACAGAAGTACATGATGGTTTTTCTATCGGAATGTCTGTCGAACAGCCTGAACGACCAATCAAAGAAGAAACCATTGACGGGATGCTGTTTTTTATTGAAGAAGCAGATGACTGGTTTTTCAAGGGGTATGATCTTGTTGTTGATTATGATGCATCTTTAAATGAGCCAACTTATCATTTCAAAGAACAATAA
- a CDS encoding potassium channel family protein encodes MKQNFAIVGLGRFGGSICRTLVEAGQEVLAIDSNEDRVNEYMNIATHAVVANAQDEMTLRSLGIRNFDHVIIAIGEDIQASILVTLMVKEMGVPNILAKAQNEYHARVLEKIGADRVVHPERDMGIRIAHNLVSKNILDYLELSDQFSLAEIRVSNPKFFNKTLAELNFRQRYDLTVVAIRRFDRSVVVSPSADEYVRENDNLLVIGETEDVDILDDKMNQ; translated from the coding sequence GTGAAACAAAATTTTGCAATTGTCGGGCTTGGACGATTTGGTGGCAGTATTTGCCGAACCTTAGTTGAAGCAGGACAAGAAGTATTAGCTATTGATAGCAATGAAGATCGAGTCAATGAATATATGAATATCGCTACTCATGCAGTTGTAGCAAATGCACAAGATGAAATGACATTGCGTTCACTAGGAATCAGAAATTTTGATCATGTGATCATTGCAATCGGTGAAGATATCCAAGCAAGTATCCTCGTTACATTAATGGTCAAAGAGATGGGAGTTCCCAACATCTTAGCTAAAGCTCAAAATGAATATCATGCAAGAGTGTTAGAAAAAATCGGAGCAGATCGTGTGGTTCACCCGGAAAGAGATATGGGGATTCGTATTGCTCATAATCTTGTTTCAAAAAATATATTGGATTACTTAGAACTATCGGATCAATTTTCTCTTGCAGAAATTCGAGTTTCTAATCCCAAATTTTTTAATAAAACATTAGCGGAGCTGAATTTTAGGCAACGTTATGATCTAACAGTTGTAGCAATTCGACGCTTTGATCGTTCAGTCGTTGTTTCACCTTCAGCAGATGAATATGTCAGAGAAAATGATAATTTATTAGTAATTGGGGAAACCGAAGATGTAGATATATTAGACGATAAAATGAATCAATAA
- a CDS encoding response regulator transcription factor yields MIQVLLVDDHEMVRLGVSSYLSIQEDIQVIGEAENGREGYEKAMELRPDVILMDLVMEEMDGIESTKAILKDWPEAKIIIVTSFIDDEKVYPAIEAGAAGYLLKTSTAHEIADAIRATQRGERVLEPEVTTKMMEKISKRNEPILHEELTKRENEILMLIAEGKSNQEIADELFITLKTVKTHVSNILAKLEVEDRTQAAIYAFKHGLVK; encoded by the coding sequence ATGATACAAGTATTACTCGTAGATGATCATGAAATGGTTCGCTTAGGAGTTTCCTCTTATTTATCGATTCAAGAAGACATTCAAGTGATCGGTGAAGCAGAAAATGGTCGAGAAGGCTATGAAAAAGCAATGGAATTACGACCTGATGTGATTTTGATGGATCTTGTTATGGAAGAAATGGATGGGATTGAATCAACTAAAGCTATTTTAAAAGACTGGCCTGAAGCAAAAATAATTATTGTGACCAGCTTTATCGATGATGAAAAAGTTTATCCAGCCATTGAAGCTGGTGCAGCGGGATATCTATTAAAAACTTCTACCGCTCATGAAATTGCAGATGCGATCAGAGCAACTCAAAGAGGGGAACGAGTGCTAGAACCTGAAGTAACAACAAAAATGATGGAAAAAATAAGTAAGAGAAACGAGCCAATTCTTCATGAAGAATTGACAAAACGCGAAAATGAAATCCTGATGCTGATAGCAGAAGGAAAAAGCAATCAAGAGATCGCAGATGAATTATTTATTACTTTAAAAACAGTCAAAACCCATGTCTCAAATATATTAGCAAAATTAGAAGTAGAAGATCGAACGCAAGCAGCTATTTATGCTTTCAAACATGGACTAGTTAAATAA
- the liaS gene encoding two-component system sensor histidine kinase LiaS: MMSRLSKLMMAIYASAASFLIILFSLFTYFYASNQTNWWRAILSARLLYVPLIFHLFAIALGVGLVVFLIVSLIQKAKYGKIEEKLRALSSGNYESSHLNEPIPSANDDIYVQDIDKEITKIKEKMIEVSSELQIITSRPQYVDGQTREEILELERHRLARELHDSVSQQLFAAMMMMSALTEQAEKTDSSEIFRKQLRMVADIINASQSEMRALLLHLRPVNLEEKSLKQGIEQLLKELQNKIQISLKWEIEDVKLSNSIEDHLFRIVQELLSNTLRHAKANELEVYLHKINNNLLLRVIDDGTGFNMNETKTGSYGLNNIRERVAGIGGTVKIISFKGQGTSIEIKVPLIKEA, encoded by the coding sequence ATGATGAGCAGATTATCAAAATTAATGATGGCAATCTATGCCTCAGCGGCTTCTTTTTTAATCATCTTGTTTTCGTTGTTCACTTATTTTTATGCAAGTAACCAAACGAATTGGTGGCGTGCCATTTTAAGTGCAAGACTATTGTATGTGCCGCTGATTTTTCATTTGTTTGCTATTGCCTTAGGTGTCGGATTAGTGGTTTTTTTGATAGTATCACTTATCCAAAAAGCAAAGTATGGTAAAATTGAAGAAAAATTAAGAGCATTATCTTCTGGTAATTATGAGTCTAGTCATTTGAATGAACCCATTCCCAGTGCAAATGATGATATTTATGTACAAGATATTGATAAAGAAATAACCAAAATAAAAGAAAAAATGATTGAAGTTTCTAGTGAACTACAAATTATCACTAGCAGACCCCAGTATGTGGATGGACAGACAAGAGAGGAAATCTTAGAACTAGAAAGGCATCGTTTAGCCCGGGAGCTCCATGATTCTGTCTCACAACAATTATTTGCAGCGATGATGATGATGTCTGCTTTAACAGAACAAGCCGAAAAAACAGATAGTTCAGAAATATTTCGCAAACAATTACGTATGGTTGCTGATATCATCAATGCTTCTCAATCTGAAATGCGCGCGCTCCTACTTCATCTTCGCCCAGTGAATCTGGAGGAGAAGAGTTTGAAACAAGGAATTGAGCAATTATTAAAAGAACTACAAAATAAAATTCAAATTTCATTGAAATGGGAGATCGAAGACGTAAAATTGTCCAATTCGATTGAAGATCATCTTTTTCGTATCGTGCAAGAATTATTATCGAATACCTTACGTCACGCTAAAGCAAATGAATTAGAAGTCTATTTACACAAAATCAATAATAACTTATTGTTACGAGTGATTGATGATGGTACCGGATTTAATATGAACGAAACGAAAACAGGTAGTTATGGATTAAATAATATTAGGGAACGAGTAGCAGGTATTGGTGGAACAGTTAAAATTATTAGTTTTAAAGGACAAGGCACCAGTATTGAGATCAAAGTTCCTTTGATCAAGGAGGCATAA
- the liaF gene encoding cell wall-active antibiotics response protein LiaF — protein sequence MNSSWRFFIVVEALLLLFAVWQIVNNVELLLLVLFGALNIYLALRKYPRSGFRNFQLIIGSLIVFFSLVNSPALWLMAVFAILFIGLKGVEISGIDLTKNTFWRKKQMIMVQTDQLKTHNNERKKQQLFGNQRIGNDVYEWDDINIALISGDTIIDLGNTLLPKDDNIVIVRKGIGRTRILVPLGIAISLEHATLVGNVLFEEEQFSLKNESIKIYSNDYDENPRRLKIITNTLLGDVEVIRV from the coding sequence ATGAATAGTTCTTGGCGTTTTTTTATCGTAGTCGAGGCTTTATTATTACTATTTGCAGTTTGGCAAATTGTGAACAACGTAGAATTACTTCTTCTCGTATTGTTTGGTGCATTGAACATATATTTAGCATTAAGAAAATATCCACGATCTGGATTTCGAAATTTTCAATTGATTATAGGGAGTTTGATCGTTTTCTTTAGTTTAGTCAATAGCCCTGCACTATGGTTGATGGCAGTATTTGCGATCTTGTTTATCGGACTAAAAGGGGTTGAAATTTCTGGGATTGATCTAACAAAAAATACCTTTTGGCGAAAGAAACAGATGATCATGGTACAAACCGATCAATTAAAAACACATAATAATGAACGAAAAAAACAACAATTATTTGGAAATCAACGTATTGGTAATGATGTTTATGAATGGGATGACATCAATATTGCTTTAATTTCAGGGGATACGATCATTGATCTTGGCAATACATTGTTACCAAAGGATGATAATATCGTTATTGTGCGAAAAGGAATTGGCAGAACGAGAATTTTGGTACCTTTAGGGATTGCCATCAGTTTAGAGCATGCGACACTTGTTGGAAATGTTTTATTTGAAGAGGAACAATTTTCATTAAAAAATGAATCCATCAAAATTTATAGTAACGATTATGATGAAAACCCAAGACGGTTAAAAATCATCACGAATACATTACTTGGTGACGTTGAGGTGATACGTGTATGA
- the greA gene encoding transcription elongation factor GreA yields the protein MVEKVYPMTLEGKAKLEEELEQLKTVKRGEIIERIKIARGFGDLSENSEYESAKDEQAFVEGRITTIENMIRFAQIIDNDGVDADEVSIGKTVTFIELPDGEEEEYTIVGSAEADPFSGKISNDSPIAQALIGKLVNDEVTIATPGGDMLVKIVKVEQA from the coding sequence ATGGTTGAGAAAGTTTACCCGATGACTCTAGAAGGCAAAGCCAAACTAGAAGAAGAATTAGAACAATTAAAAACAGTTAAACGCGGAGAAATCATTGAACGCATTAAAATCGCTCGTGGATTTGGTGATCTATCTGAAAACTCAGAGTATGAATCTGCTAAAGATGAACAAGCGTTTGTTGAAGGTCGAATCACAACAATCGAAAATATGATTCGTTTTGCTCAAATCATTGACAATGACGGTGTTGATGCAGATGAAGTATCAATTGGTAAGACAGTAACATTTATTGAATTACCGGATGGTGAAGAAGAAGAATACACAATCGTAGGAAGTGCAGAAGCTGATCCATTTTCTGGTAAAATTTCTAATGATTCACCAATTGCTCAAGCTTTGATTGGTAAATTAGTCAATGATGAAGTAACGATTGCTACCCCTGGTGGCGATATGTTAGTTAAAATCGTTAAAGTAGAGCAAGCATAA
- the mltG gene encoding endolytic transglycosylase MltG has translation MSENKQRPEEKKNRSDQSAEKNAVINQRKNLRKKEEKIVGKIILVIVLTLLIIGGVLGFTIYRYVDSGLKPLDPKNDQLVQIEIPSGSSNKQIGEILEQDQVIKSGIVFNYYTKFKNMTGFQAGYYQMAPNMTLDEIGKQLQEGGTSEPTKVADGKVVIPEGYDIEQIAARVAKVTGKDKQEFLDLMKDETFFNELYKKFPDLLDSASKAQNVKYRLEGYLFPATYDYYKKMSLKDLVVQMVNKTNSVLQPYFTTIKQKNMTVQEVLTLASLVEKEGIKENDRKNIAQVFFNRIKADMPLQSDISVLYALGEHKETVSYKDTAVDSPYNLYTNTGYGPGPFDNPSEAAIEAVLEPTQNDYYYFVADIKKGDVYFAKTYEEHLELVDKYVNNS, from the coding sequence TTGTCAGAAAACAAACAACGTCCAGAAGAGAAAAAAAACAGATCAGACCAATCTGCTGAAAAGAATGCAGTCATTAATCAGAGAAAAAATTTGCGAAAAAAAGAAGAAAAAATCGTTGGTAAAATCATTTTAGTGATCGTTTTGACGTTGCTAATCATTGGAGGCGTCCTTGGATTCACCATTTACCGCTATGTGGATAGCGGGTTGAAACCATTGGATCCTAAAAATGATCAACTTGTTCAAATTGAAATACCTAGCGGTTCATCAAATAAACAAATAGGTGAGATACTCGAACAAGATCAAGTGATTAAAAGCGGCATCGTGTTCAATTACTATACTAAATTTAAAAATATGACTGGCTTTCAAGCTGGATATTATCAAATGGCACCAAATATGACTTTGGATGAGATCGGAAAACAATTGCAAGAAGGTGGCACCTCAGAGCCAACTAAAGTAGCAGATGGCAAAGTCGTGATACCAGAAGGATACGACATTGAACAAATCGCTGCTAGAGTAGCGAAAGTCACTGGAAAAGATAAACAAGAATTTTTAGATTTGATGAAAGATGAAACGTTTTTCAATGAGCTTTATAAAAAATTCCCAGATTTATTGGACAGTGCGAGCAAAGCTCAAAATGTCAAATATCGCTTAGAAGGTTATTTGTTCCCGGCTACTTATGATTACTACAAAAAAATGTCGTTGAAAGATTTAGTCGTTCAGATGGTAAACAAGACAAATAGCGTGTTACAGCCTTATTTTACAACCATCAAACAAAAAAATATGACGGTTCAAGAAGTCCTGACGTTGGCCTCATTAGTTGAAAAAGAAGGGATAAAAGAAAACGATCGTAAAAACATCGCCCAAGTATTTTTCAACCGTATCAAGGCAGATATGCCTTTACAATCAGATATCTCTGTTTTATATGCCTTGGGAGAACACAAAGAAACGGTCTCTTATAAAGATACGGCTGTCGACTCTCCATATAATCTATATACGAACACAGGTTATGGTCCTGGACCATTTGATAACCCTAGTGAAGCAGCTATCGAAGCCGTATTAGAGCCGACTCAAAATGATTACTACTATTTTGTGGCAGATATCAAAAAAGGCGATGTTTATTTTGCAAAAACTTACGAAGAACATTTGGAATTAGTTGATAAATATGTCAATAATTCGTAG
- a CDS encoding serine hydrolase domain-containing protein: protein MKKGKHAKKRGISFFSIILVLLSISVLSTGMIIGWSIYTKEQARNDSDSLKAKQTLSLTPEEKKLSEKINHLLIKHDYIGSIYVKKNNHVIFERGYGYANKENDQLNRPYLYYQIGSIQKAMTALLILKQVELGHLSLNTKLAKFYPQIPNSQKISIEDLLYMRSGLKPTAKPTTPLSDTEVVQFAVQHLKLVDYHTYRYEPLNFTILAGILINLTHQPYEKLVENEIIKPLDLKQTAFYDQVKNSPHHALSYQMSASDDYWKPLTESQTAIHNELGTGNISMSVLDLNTFFTKVLSGKMIPQKLLFTLWKPSPTGHPYRGGVYCGNDYVLAQGNINRFHSVAVFKRDLKDAVVMESNDQSDKKIKLTALDLRNRIYNLIEGSKILEEN from the coding sequence ATAAAAAAAGGCAAACATGCAAAAAAAAGGGGCATTTCCTTTTTTTCTATCATTCTAGTATTGCTTAGTATCAGCGTACTTTCCACCGGTATGATTATAGGATGGAGTATTTATACGAAAGAACAAGCTAGAAATGATTCCGATTCACTAAAAGCTAAACAGACATTATCGCTTACACCTGAAGAAAAAAAATTATCAGAAAAAATCAACCACCTGTTAATTAAACATGATTACATTGGCTCAATTTATGTAAAGAAAAATAATCATGTGATTTTTGAGCGTGGCTATGGTTATGCAAACAAAGAAAATGATCAGTTAAACCGCCCTTATCTTTACTATCAAATTGGCTCGATTCAAAAAGCGATGACAGCTCTGTTAATTCTCAAACAAGTAGAATTAGGACACCTTTCTTTGAATACGAAATTGGCTAAGTTTTATCCTCAAATTCCGAATAGTCAAAAGATTTCCATTGAAGATCTACTTTATATGAGATCTGGGTTGAAACCTACAGCTAAACCTACTACCCCATTATCAGATACAGAAGTCGTTCAATTTGCGGTTCAACATCTAAAATTAGTTGACTACCATACTTATCGTTATGAACCATTAAACTTTACAATTTTAGCGGGTATTTTAATCAACTTAACTCACCAACCTTATGAAAAATTAGTAGAGAATGAGATTATCAAACCTTTGGATTTGAAACAGACCGCTTTTTATGATCAAGTCAAAAACTCTCCGCATCATGCCCTTTCCTATCAGATGTCTGCTAGTGATGATTACTGGAAGCCATTAACTGAATCGCAAACAGCGATCCATAATGAATTAGGGACTGGAAATATCAGTATGTCGGTGCTTGATTTAAATACGTTTTTCACTAAAGTTTTATCAGGTAAAATGATCCCACAGAAATTACTTTTTACATTATGGAAACCCAGTCCTACTGGCCACCCATATCGTGGTGGTGTCTATTGTGGTAATGATTATGTTTTGGCACAAGGAAACATCAATCGTTTCCATTCAGTCGCTGTTTTCAAACGTGATTTGAAAGATGCGGTTGTCATGGAAAGTAACGACCAATCAGATAAAAAAATAAAATTAACTGCTCTAGACTTGCGAAATCGAATTTATAATTTAATTGAAGGGTCCAAGATATTAGAAGAAAATTAA
- a CDS encoding NAD-dependent epimerase/dehydratase family protein, translating to MEKILITGGAGFIGSTLANHLGKENVVIVVDDLSMGKVENLEMDRNITFIEGDVADSVLMEEIIRANQFDYIFHLAAVASVADSVARPVETHRVNFESVLMLLELVRKYQPNLKRIVFSSSAAVYGDEPTLPKKEESIIRPLTPYAIDKFAAEQYVLDYCHLYDVPGSAVRFFNVYGPNQNPNSPYSGVISILVDRYKKQLAGEKTSFTLYGDGSQSRDFVYIDDVIQALLLVANKEAALGQQFNVGTGKATTLLTLIQTIDQILETELALEYQPERSGDIHDSLADISKIQSIGYLPNYDVLSGMKSYLKTEI from the coding sequence GTGGAAAAAATATTGATTACCGGTGGGGCTGGTTTTATCGGTTCTACCTTAGCCAATCACTTAGGTAAAGAAAATGTAGTGATTGTTGTTGATGATTTATCAATGGGAAAAGTAGAAAATCTTGAGATGGATAGAAACATCACGTTCATCGAAGGTGATGTAGCGGATTCAGTATTGATGGAAGAAATCATCCGTGCCAATCAATTTGACTACATTTTCCATTTAGCGGCAGTTGCTAGTGTGGCAGATTCGGTTGCCCGACCAGTAGAAACACATCGAGTTAATTTTGAAAGTGTGCTGATGCTGTTAGAATTGGTCCGGAAATATCAACCAAACTTAAAACGAATCGTATTTAGTTCTTCAGCAGCAGTTTATGGGGATGAACCAACTTTACCAAAAAAAGAGGAATCCATTATTCGTCCATTAACCCCTTATGCAATCGATAAGTTTGCAGCTGAACAATATGTTTTGGATTACTGTCATTTATATGATGTTCCAGGAAGTGCAGTTCGTTTCTTCAATGTTTACGGACCAAACCAAAACCCAAATTCACCTTACAGTGGTGTGATTTCAATCTTAGTTGATCGTTATAAAAAACAATTAGCGGGAGAAAAAACGTCATTTACTTTATATGGAGACGGTAGCCAATCAAGAGACTTTGTCTATATCGATGATGTGATCCAAGCTTTACTTCTGGTAGCTAACAAAGAAGCGGCTTTAGGCCAACAATTTAATGTCGGAACGGGAAAAGCAACTACATTATTAACATTGATCCAGACGATTGATCAAATTTTAGAGACGGAATTAGCTTTAGAATATCAGCCAGAACGTTCAGGAGATATTCACGATTCATTAGCAGATATTTCTAAGATTCAGTCTATTGGTTATCTACCAAATTATGATGTATTAAGTGGTATGAAAAGCTATTTAAAAACTGAAATATAG
- a CDS encoding lipopolysaccharide biosynthesis protein, whose translation MNHKAKAVAKNLYYTVAANFATLGISVLLNLFVPKLLGVTEYSYWQLYVFYSSYVGFLHFGWIDGIYLKIGGEEYKDIDKRSLGSQFWYLAIFEFFVSIFVILWAYFFMPGEYQALILILTAVVSVVTIVKTFILYIFQSTNRIKEYAQLSRNDRYLYVVLIGIYFATGGREFYWLIIMDIISKLVITIWGMTRIKDMLQVKMIGLKELVPEILDNINIGSKLMLSSIASMLIMGTIRFFVQQQWSIQTFGKLSFTLSISNMFLTFINAVGIVMFPLLRRTNRDRLSSLFQTLRGVFVPLTYAILIFYIPAKIVLGMWLPEYEVSLRFMGILFPIVIYEGRMSLLINTYLKTLRKEKTILMVNVLTLTLSLLLSLFVIFIIGNLNLTVGLILASLAFRCNLAEFFLCRDMNIKIGAKMFLETCLTLLFIFSNLWFDGTYMSMVAYIVIYIIYLVIVHRGFLSDLKDLRYLVKDH comes from the coding sequence ATGAACCATAAAGCAAAAGCTGTCGCAAAAAATCTATATTATACCGTAGCAGCTAACTTTGCTACATTAGGTATTTCTGTCCTTTTAAATTTATTTGTTCCAAAATTATTAGGAGTGACTGAATATAGTTATTGGCAACTCTATGTCTTTTACTCTTCTTATGTAGGATTCTTACATTTTGGTTGGATTGATGGTATTTACTTGAAAATCGGTGGAGAAGAGTACAAAGACATTGATAAACGTTCTTTAGGATCGCAGTTTTGGTATTTAGCGATATTTGAATTTTTTGTTTCGATTTTCGTTATTTTATGGGCTTACTTCTTTATGCCTGGAGAATACCAAGCACTGATCTTGATTTTGACAGCTGTTGTTTCTGTAGTGACCATCGTTAAAACATTTATTCTCTATATTTTCCAATCAACAAATAGGATTAAAGAGTATGCCCAGTTATCAAGAAATGATCGCTATTTATATGTTGTCTTAATCGGTATATATTTTGCCACAGGTGGGCGGGAATTTTACTGGTTGATCATTATGGATATCATTTCAAAATTAGTGATTACAATTTGGGGAATGACCCGAATAAAAGATATGCTGCAAGTTAAAATGATTGGTCTAAAAGAACTAGTACCTGAAATCTTAGATAACATTAATATTGGTAGCAAATTAATGTTGAGTAGTATTGCTAGTATGTTAATTATGGGTACGATCCGTTTCTTTGTTCAACAACAATGGTCAATCCAGACTTTTGGTAAATTATCTTTTACTTTAAGTATCTCTAATATGTTTTTGACCTTTATCAATGCGGTGGGGATCGTCATGTTCCCGCTTTTAAGAAGAACAAATCGAGATCGTCTTTCCTCTTTATTTCAAACACTAAGAGGTGTATTTGTTCCTTTGACGTATGCTATTTTGATTTTTTATATTCCAGCAAAAATCGTTTTAGGCATGTGGCTACCTGAATATGAAGTTAGTTTAAGATTCATGGGGATCTTATTTCCAATCGTTATCTATGAAGGAAGAATGTCCTTATTAATCAATACCTATTTGAAGACATTGCGTAAAGAAAAAACGATTCTAATGGTAAACGTCTTGACGTTGACCTTATCCTTACTTCTTTCTCTATTCGTCATTTTCATCATAGGGAATTTAAACTTAACTGTCGGATTAATACTTGCTAGTTTAGCATTCCGTTGTAATTTAGCTGAATTTTTCTTGTGTAGAGATATGAATATTAAAATTGGTGCTAAAATGTTTTTAGAAACCTGTCTAACTTTATTATTCATTTTTAGTAATCTTTGGTTTGATGGCACTTATATGAGTATGGTTGCCTATATTGTGATATATATCATTTATTTAGTGATTGTCCATCGTGGTTTTTTGAGCGACTTAAAAGATTTGCGATACTTAGTCAAAGATCATTAA
- a CDS encoding glycosyltransferase — protein sequence MREKLQTTVVMATYNGEKNIIEQLNSLKNQSQKIDEVIIKDDCSTDQTVNIVRRFIEENQLQATWQLIVNEENVGWRKNFFKLLDLASKDVVFTCDQDDIWHEKKIEEMSRTFANQQVQVLVSDYHELVEPGGLAEELKRVDTEKIEGQSEERVVFNENNLFLRRPGCVYAIRQSFIANVMLYASRMENAVHDMSMWGSAVLSNGLFLLRKPLIEWRKHGQSSFKKEIDQANKVTAYQKRLNTLRRRLQRVHAANNYLANLTDIDDFEKKQKMLLSMIDELEMRIAILEKEQLSTILASFFRYKRKFYFGTDIYHLIKYKSGK from the coding sequence ATGCGTGAAAAACTGCAAACAACTGTTGTAATGGCTACATATAATGGCGAAAAAAATATTATAGAACAGCTCAATTCTTTGAAAAATCAATCTCAAAAAATTGATGAAGTTATCATAAAAGATGATTGTTCAACTGATCAGACAGTCAATATTGTACGAAGATTCATTGAAGAAAATCAGTTACAGGCTACCTGGCAATTGATTGTTAATGAAGAAAACGTTGGATGGCGAAAAAACTTTTTTAAACTGCTGGATCTAGCAAGTAAAGATGTTGTGTTTACTTGTGACCAAGATGATATTTGGCATGAAAAAAAGATTGAAGAAATGAGTCGTACTTTTGCGAATCAACAAGTTCAAGTTTTAGTATCAGATTATCATGAATTAGTAGAGCCAGGTGGTTTAGCAGAAGAGTTAAAACGGGTTGATACAGAAAAAATAGAGGGACAATCAGAAGAACGAGTGGTTTTTAATGAAAACAACTTATTCCTAAGACGTCCAGGCTGTGTCTATGCTATTCGCCAAAGCTTTATTGCGAATGTGATGCTTTATGCTTCAAGAATGGAGAATGCAGTCCATGATATGTCCATGTGGGGAAGTGCTGTTTTAAGCAATGGGTTATTTCTCTTAAGAAAACCGTTGATTGAATGGCGTAAACATGGTCAAAGCTCTTTTAAAAAAGAAATTGACCAAGCAAACAAAGTAACAGCCTACCAAAAAAGACTAAATACGTTACGACGAAGATTGCAACGTGTACATGCAGCCAATAACTATTTAGCTAATTTAACTGATATAGATGATTTTGAGAAGAAACAAAAAATGCTCTTGTCAATGATTGATGAACTAGAAATGCGTATTGCTATATTAGAAAAGGAACAGTTATCAACAATTCTTGCTTCTTTCTTCCGCTATAAGCGTAAATTTTATTTTGGTACTGATATCTATCATCTTATAAAATATAAGTCAGGAAAGTGA
- a CDS encoding LicD family protein, whose translation MRELTMAEVQKKAVDILVYIDKICRENNLKYTIFYGSLIGVERHQGFIPWDDDIDIVMPRPDYEELLLILKNDTNYKLLSFETRENFRYPFAKVIDPKTVAKTKQFFSGEEPDLGVFVDIFPIDGIPDSATERQALRETTENYRLNLMDTLGLAYARSFDFLKAIVKLVVRYPHHKKLLKIGDNVYWQKKYQEAAKKIRFGDTDTCGYLEWIHIDWGVFPTQWFTEYEDVEFEGHKVMAIKNRGDFLTLRYGDYMTMPPENERVTHHPYNFYEK comes from the coding sequence ATGAGAGAATTAACAATGGCAGAGGTACAAAAAAAAGCAGTTGATATTTTAGTTTATATTGATAAAATCTGTCGTGAAAACAACCTAAAATATACCATATTTTATGGAAGTCTGATTGGTGTTGAACGCCATCAAGGTTTTATCCCTTGGGATGATGATATTGATATCGTGATGCCCCGACCAGATTATGAAGAATTGCTTTTGATCTTAAAAAATGATACAAATTACAAGTTGTTGTCCTTTGAAACAAGAGAAAATTTTAGATATCCATTTGCAAAAGTGATTGACCCAAAAACTGTAGCTAAAACAAAGCAGTTTTTTAGTGGGGAAGAACCTGATTTAGGCGTTTTTGTTGATATTTTTCCTATTGACGGCATTCCAGATTCTGCTACAGAACGTCAAGCTTTAAGAGAGACAACAGAGAATTATCGTCTAAACTTAATGGACACTTTGGGATTAGCTTATGCTCGAAGCTTTGATTTTTTGAAAGCAATCGTAAAATTAGTAGTGCGTTATCCTCATCATAAAAAATTATTGAAAATCGGAGATAATGTCTATTGGCAAAAAAAATATCAAGAAGCTGCTAAAAAAATCCGATTTGGAGATACGGACACATGTGGTTATTTAGAATGGATCCATATTGATTGGGGTGTTTTTCCAACGCAATGGTTTACTGAATATGAAGACGTCGAATTTGAAGGACACAAAGTAATGGCTATCAAAAATAGAGGAGATTTTCTTACATTGCGTTACGGAGATTACATGACAATGCCACCGGAAAATGAACGCGTGACACACCATCCGTATAACTTTTACGAAAAATAG